One window of the Rhizorhabdus dicambivorans genome contains the following:
- a CDS encoding ABC transporter permease — MRHAANIYRLGIKELRSLWRDPMMLFLILYSFSVGIYVAATAMPETLHKAPIAIVDEDQSQLSSRITGAFYPPHFTPPSIVGLNEVDKGLDAGRYTFALDIPPDFQRDVLAGRQPGLQLNVDATRMSQAFTGGGYIQQIVQGEVAEFMKGTRASTPVPVELALRVRFNPTLAQSWFGAVMEIINSVTMLSIVLTGAALIREREHGTIEHLLVMPVTPFEIMASKVWAMGLVVLVACAFALFVMVEGVLSVPVEGSIALFLAGAGLHLFATTSIGIFMGTIARSMPQFGLLLMLVLLPLQMLSGGSTPRESMPEFVQTVMLAAPTTHFVKMAQAILYRGAGFDVVWPQFLAIIAIGAIFFAIALARFRRTIGTMA; from the coding sequence ATGCGCCACGCGGCCAACATCTACCGGCTCGGCATCAAGGAACTGCGCAGCCTGTGGCGCGATCCGATGATGCTGTTCCTGATCCTCTATTCGTTCTCGGTGGGGATCTACGTCGCGGCAACCGCCATGCCGGAAACGCTGCACAAGGCGCCTATCGCGATCGTCGATGAAGACCAGTCGCAGCTTTCCAGCCGGATAACCGGCGCCTTTTATCCGCCGCACTTCACGCCCCCTTCGATCGTGGGACTGAACGAAGTGGACAAGGGGCTGGATGCCGGGCGCTATACGTTCGCTCTCGACATCCCGCCCGATTTTCAGCGAGACGTACTTGCGGGACGCCAACCCGGCTTGCAGCTCAACGTTGACGCTACGCGGATGAGCCAGGCTTTCACGGGCGGCGGCTACATCCAGCAGATCGTGCAGGGCGAAGTTGCCGAATTCATGAAAGGCACGCGTGCGAGCACGCCGGTCCCGGTCGAGCTGGCGCTGCGCGTGCGGTTCAATCCTACGCTGGCGCAAAGCTGGTTCGGCGCGGTCATGGAAATCATCAACAGCGTCACCATGCTGTCGATCGTGCTGACGGGCGCGGCCCTGATCCGCGAGCGCGAGCACGGCACGATCGAACACCTGCTAGTGATGCCGGTGACGCCGTTCGAGATCATGGCCAGCAAGGTCTGGGCCATGGGGCTCGTTGTCCTGGTCGCCTGCGCTTTCGCGCTTTTCGTGATGGTGGAAGGGGTACTGTCCGTTCCCGTCGAAGGGTCGATCGCGCTGTTCCTCGCCGGAGCGGGGCTGCACCTGTTCGCCACGACCTCCATCGGCATCTTCATGGGGACGATCGCGCGCTCCATGCCGCAGTTCGGCTTGTTGCTGATGCTGGTGCTGCTGCCGTTGCAGATGCTGTCCGGCGGTTCGACGCCGCGCGAAAGCATGCCGGAGTTCGTCCAGACGGTCATGTTGGCCGCGCCCACCACCCATTTCGTGAAGATGGCGCAGGCCATCCTTTACCGGGGCGCGGGCTTTGACGTGGTCTGGCCCCAGTTCCTGGCTATCATTGCTATCGGCGCGATCTTCTTCGCCATTGCGTTGGCGCGGTTCCGGCGAACCATCGGCACGATGGCGTGA